From Triticum aestivum cultivar Chinese Spring chromosome 4A, IWGSC CS RefSeq v2.1, whole genome shotgun sequence, a single genomic window includes:
- the LOC123085161 gene encoding uncharacterized protein produces the protein MASLTTTAAAPHLSHALRRRRNAAVPRRRPSFRCQNRLPTEPPIGGDGGGGGGKKRAWWVTMAERAHSGVVKAGMDVRESLSPKQKGDWKDVALMSLSFAVYVYIPQRIVCTYCAWVSMINH, from the coding sequence ATGGCTTCCcttaccaccaccgccgccgctccacaTCTCTCCCATGCCTTGAGACGACGGCGCAACGCCGCCGTGCCTAGGCGAAGGCCCTCCTTCCGCTGCCAAAACCGCCTTCCCACCGAGCCGCCGATcggcggcgacggaggaggaggaggaggaaagaagAGGGCGTGGTGGGTGACCATGGCCGAGAGGGCGCACAGCGGCGTGGTGAAGGCCGGGATGGACGTGCGGGAGAGCCTGAGCCCGAAGCAGAAGGGGGACTGGAAGGACGTGGCGCTCATGAGCCTCTCCTTCGCCGTCTACGTCTACATCCCCCAGAGGATCGTGTGCACATACTGCGCCTGGGTCTCCATGATCAATCACTAG
- the LOC123085160 gene encoding uncharacterized protein: MSARRPARAQHAAATATVTPRILNLARRSSAAGGRPSRSAARPQQQPRPAPKVVNLGALFEMERRVRGLESAPPSPPCSRAAAREDAAEQEEKWRFQAEILRAECNFLRMEREVALRKLDCHRGQMEAALKTAVETLASGRKKIDGGGEVGVAAALEEGIEDLEEMMQELRVEKASGRRAMSGMRELRRSHGRNFDRQASSLRRRLERMPPADAEPTIKDIREIARPATPPLPPPADHSDGDDHVPGANLSDVEMLRVKMEGMSNGMRERMAEYGRRLEAVAAGGDNAGCQSRKCGSRHSRKASACSQRSWSGSSNASNGSNAAAFRQSASLGASVASEKHQHPQKIVAEDCKLVRSGSCCDCKEIVGKIMKQVRAESEQWTEMQDMLEQVRLEMQELQSSRDTWQRRAIASDISLGSLNSEMLEWKQRAQASEQHAEELQKKVSELQGKLHTFKSHFPTPNLPSRAWSEACRMENPRAAKAQHHHRPPQQQQQDGGKEKEKHVLICRVKHSPSVIPRRSPLQDIGNIALPRRQP; the protein is encoded by the exons atgtcggcgcggcggccggccaGGGCCCAgcacgcggcggcgacggcgacggtcaCGCCGCGGATCCTTAACCTGGCGAGGAGGTCGTCGGCGGCGGGCGGGAGGCCGAGCCGGAGCGCGGCCcggccgcagcagcagccccgccCGGCGCCCAAGGTGGTCAACCTCGGCGCGCTGTTCGAGATGGAGCGCCGCGTGCGCGGGCTGGAgtcggcgccgccgtcgccgccctgctCCCGCGCGGCCGCGCGGGAGGACGCCGCGGAGCAGGAGGAGAAGTGGCGGTTCCAGGCGGAGATCCTCCGCGCCGAGTGCAACTTCCTCCGGATGGAGCGCGAGGTCGCCCTCCGCAAGCTCGACTGCCACCGCGGCCAGATGGAGGCCGCCCTCAAGACCGCCGTCGAGACGCTCGCCTCG GGGAGGAAGAAGATAGACGGAGGCGGCGAGGTCGGCGTGGCGGCGGCGTTGGAGGAAGGGATCGAGGACCTGGAGGAGATGATGCAGGAGCTCCGGGTGGAGAAGGCGAGCGGGAGGAGGGCGATGAGCGGCATGCGGGAGCTGCGGCGGAGCCACGGCCGGAACTTCGATCGGCAAGCGTCCTCGCTCCGTCGGCGCCTCGAGAGGATGCCACCAGCCGACGCCGAGCCCACCATCAAGGACATCCGCGAGATCGCGCGCCCGGCAACCCCACCGCTGCCTCCGCCTGCCGACCACAGCGACGGCGATGACCACGTCCCCGGCGCCAATCTGTCAGAC GTGGAGATGCTGCGGGTGAAGATGGAGGGGATGTCGAATGGCATGCGCGAGAGGATGGCGGAGTACGGCCGGCGGCTGGAAGCCGTCGCGGCTGGCGGGGACAACGCCGGCTGCCAGTCCAGGAAGTGCGGCAGCCGGCACAGCCGGAAGGCGAGCGCGTGCAGCCAGAGGAGCTGGAGCggcagcagcaacgcgagcaacGGCAGCAACGCGGCGGCGTTCCGGCAGAGCGCCTCGCTCGGCGCCAGCGTGGCCTCCGAGAAGCATCAACACCCGCAGAAG ATTGTGGCTGAAGACTGCAAGTTGGTGCGCTCTGGAAGCTGCTGCGACTGCAAGGAGATTGTGGGGAAGATAATGAAGCAAGTGAGAGCGGAATCAGAGCAATGGACTGAGATGCAGGACATGCTGGAGCAGGTCAGGCTGGAGATGCAGGAGCTGCAGTCTTCCAGGGATACATGGCAGCGCCGTGCCATTGCGTCTGACATCAGTCTTGGTTCCTTGAATTCTGAG ATGCTGGAGTGGAAACAACGCGCGCAGGCGTCGGAGCAGCATGCTGAAGAGCTTCAGAAGAAGGTCTCGGAGCTGCAAGGCAAGCTGCACACCTTCAAGTCCCATTTCCCCACCCCAAACCTGCCCAGCAGAGCATGGTCTGAGGCTTGCAGGATGGAGAACCCGCGGGCAGCCAAGGCTCAGCACCACCACCGGccaccgcagcagcagcagcaggacggcggcaaggagaaggagaagcacgTGCTGATCTGCCGCGTGAAGCACTCGCCCAGCGTCATCCCGAGGCGCTCGCCGCTGCAGGACATCGGCAACATCGCCTTGCCGCGGCGGCAGCCGTGA
- the LOC123081755 gene encoding polygalacturonase, with protein MGPRKFLLASITTVSVLLYMFPHASSESVALPPESAYGPAAESPDAGARDLSPVPPPMVFDVDDYGASAGGDATEAFLAAWKDACNSSSDPSLLLVPEGKAYLLMPVSFTGPCRATTITAMIRGTLEAPSNRSVWLDGDRRERWITFEDVDSLHVMGGGTLNGHGQEWWINSCKVNKSMKCVAGPTALYFRSCDHLVVDDLEVKDSMQMHVVIANCWKAAVSRLFVTAPGWSPNTDGIHVSNSREVSITNCIISTGDDCISIVSGSEFVWASGIYCGPGHGISIGSLGANKSRAHVSDVLVEKATLVGTTNGVRIKTWQGGEGSAERIIFQDIKMYNVTNPIIIDQNYCDSKKPCSEEESAVAISDIRYNNIHGTSSSKVAVKFICSSAVHCDGIVMQDVSLVGQKGAYLKCSSVNARVITPGFNYPYCTADM; from the exons ATGGGTCCCAGGAAGTTTCTCTTGGCCTCCATTACTACCGTATCAGTTCTTCTTTACATGTTTCCGCACGCCAGTTCGGAGTCCGTAGCCCTCCCTCCCGAATCGGCCTATGGCCCGGCCGCAGAGAGTCCGGACGCCGGTGCGCGGGATCTCAGCCCAGTGCCGCCGCCGATGGTATTCGACGTCGACGACTACGGCGCCTCGGCCGGCGGCGACGCCACCGAG GCGTTTCTCGCGGCGTGGAAGGACGCCTGCAACTCCTCCTCCGACCCGTCCCTGCTCCTCGTGCCCGAGGGGAAGGCCTACCTCCTCATGCCCGTCAGCTTCACCGGCCCCTGCAGGGCTACCACGATCACGGCAATG ATCAGGGGAACGCTGGAGGCGCCGTCGAACCGGTCGGTGTGGCTGGACGGCGACCGCCGGGAGCGGTGGATCACGTTCGAGGACGTCGACAGCCTGCACGTCATGGGCGGCGGGACGCTCAACGGGCACGGGCAGGAGTGGTGGATCAACTCGTGCAAGGTCAACAAATCCATG AAATGCGTCGCCGGCCCGACG GCCCTGTACTTCAGGAGCTGCGACCATCTGGTGGTGGACGACCTGGAGGTGAAGGACAGCATGCAGATGCACGTCGTGATCGCCAACTGCTGGAAAGCCGCCGTCTCGCGGCTGTTCGTCACCGCGCCGGGGTGGAGCCCCAACACCGACGGGATCCACGTATCCAACAGCAGAGAGGTGTCCATAACCAACTGCATCATCAGCACAG GTGATGACTGCATATCCATTGTGTCTGGCTCTGAGTTTGTGTGGGCATCAGGCATATATTGTGGGCCGGGCCATGGAATAAG CATTGGCAGCCTAGGAGCGAACAAATCGCGGGCCCATGTCTCTGACGTGCTGGTGGAGAAGGCCACGCTGGTGGGCACAACCAACGGTGTGCGGATCAAAACATGGCAG GGAGGAGAAGGGTCTGCAGAGAGGATTATTTTCCAAGACATAAAGATGTACAATGTCACTAACCCTATCATCATTGACCAGAACTACTGTGACTCCAAGAAACCATGCTCCGAAGAG GAATCAGCTGTTGCCATAAGTGACATACGCTACAACAACATACACGGAACCAGTTCATCGAAAGTCGCGGTGAAATTCATTTGCAGCAGCGCTGTCCATTGCGATGGCATAGTGATGCAAGATGTTTCTTTGGTCGGGCAAAAAGGGGCCTACCTTAAATGTTCCTCCGTGAACGCCAGAGTTATAACACCAGGATTCAACTACCCTTATTGCACCGCGGACATGTAG